A stretch of the Panicum virgatum strain AP13 chromosome 9N, P.virgatum_v5, whole genome shotgun sequence genome encodes the following:
- the LOC120690749 gene encoding uncharacterized protein LOC120690749 — protein sequence MDLKDSLSRFKQQQERCQSSLASIALSSKPKHRAQPINAPSVPARPSQPVKFSNDTERLQHINSIRKSPVGAQMKLVIELLYKKRQAFTAEQINEATYVDIHGNKAVFDSLRNNPKVHYDGRRFSYKSKHDLKGKDQLLVLIRRFAEGLAVVEVKDAYPTVMEDLQALKAAGEVWLLSNMDSQEDIVYPNDPKAKIKVDDDLKQLFREIELPRDMVDVEKELQKNGIKPMTNTAKRQAAAQMDGVKPKPKPKKKQREITKRTKLTNAHLPELFENLNT from the exons ATGGATCTCAAGGATAGCCTTTCCAGATTCAAGCAACAGCAAGAGAGGTGCCAATCATCTTTGGCTAGCATTGCTTTGAGCTCGAAGCCAAAGCACAGGGCCCAACCGATAAATGCTCCATCTGTTCCAGCAAGGCCATCACAACCTGTTAAATTTTCAAATGACACTGAAAGGCTTCAGCACATTAATTCAATTAGAAAATCCCCTGTTGGAGCACAGATGAAACTTGTCATCGAACTGCTCTACAAG AAAAGACAAGCTTTTACTGCAGAGCAGATAAATGAAGCAACTTATGTTGATATTCATGGTAACAAGGCTGTCTTTGACAGCTTGAGGAACAACCCCAAAGTACACTATGATGGGAGGCGTTTCTCATATAAG TCCAAGCATGATCTTAAGGGAAAAGATCAACTACTTGTTTTGATAAGAAGGTTCGCAGAGGGTCTTGCTGTAGTGGAAGTCAAGGATGCATACCCAACTGTAATGGAAGATCTTCAG GCTCTGAAGGCAGCAGGTGAAGTTTGGCTGTTGTCAAACATGGACTCTCAGGAGGACATTGTGTACCCTAATGATCCTAAAGCCAAGATCAAGGTTGATGATGATCTGAAACAGCTCTTCCGAGAAATTGAGTTACCACGTGACATGGTGGATGTGGAAAAGGAGCTTCAGAAGAATGGCATCAAGCCCATGACAAACACTGCGAAACGACAAGCAGCTGCCCAGATGGATGGGGTGAAACCCAAGCCTAAGCCCAAGAAGAAGCAGCGTGAGATCACGAAACGGACCAAGCTCACAAATGCCCATCTGCCCGAGCTCTTCGAGAACCTCAACACTTAA